A genomic window from Actinomycetaceae bacterium MB13-C1-2 includes:
- a CDS encoding alpha-amylase family glycosyl hydrolase has product MTSLSVATEIVPEWWRQAVVYQVYPRSFSDSNADGLGDIAGITEKVGYLKRLGVDAIWLSPFYPSELADGGYDVADYRNVDPRLGTLEDFDEMVRTLHDAGIKVVVDIVPNHTSDQHEWFQAALAASPGSPERDRYIFRKGLGESGEIAPADWVSVFGGPSWSPVGDGYWYLHTFAREQPDLNWNNAEVRADFVKTLKFWSDRGVDGFRIDVANALAKDLPERLPSWEELNAIPVDGNHPTTDRDDVHEIYAEWRKVFNSYDPPRTAVAEAWVHPDRIARYASPESLGQAFNFDLLQADFDAKQFKRIVSHNLDLAAKSGSSSTWVLSNHDVVRHATRYGLPNSPRDEEGKVLHQSGTGFDWLLTGGSEPELDLQQGLRRARAATLVLFALPGSTYIYQGEELGLHEVAQIAPEERQDPTFFRTNGEEIGRDGCRVPIPWVADSPSFGFGAGGSHLPQPEWFADYAADVEDTDPNSMLNLYRAALALRRELQTDEELEWLDTGDQDLLSFRRANGWRVVANFGSEAKPLLVGEDEVALASLPLPDNGTIPGETTVWLRR; this is encoded by the coding sequence GTGACTTCATTGAGTGTTGCGACCGAAATCGTTCCTGAGTGGTGGCGCCAAGCTGTCGTCTATCAGGTTTATCCCCGAAGTTTCTCTGACTCGAACGCAGACGGTCTGGGAGATATTGCCGGGATTACTGAGAAAGTCGGTTATCTGAAAAGACTCGGGGTTGACGCAATATGGCTCAGTCCGTTCTATCCCTCAGAACTGGCCGATGGCGGGTACGACGTCGCCGACTATCGAAATGTCGATCCACGGTTGGGGACCCTGGAGGATTTTGACGAGATGGTCCGAACCCTCCATGACGCCGGGATCAAGGTGGTGGTAGACATTGTTCCAAACCACACCTCTGATCAGCATGAGTGGTTCCAAGCGGCCCTTGCTGCGAGTCCGGGTTCGCCCGAGCGAGACAGATATATCTTCAGAAAAGGTCTCGGGGAGAGCGGCGAGATTGCTCCGGCTGACTGGGTCTCCGTTTTCGGCGGCCCCTCCTGGTCACCCGTTGGAGACGGCTACTGGTATCTCCACACCTTCGCCCGTGAGCAACCGGACCTGAACTGGAACAATGCGGAGGTGAGGGCCGACTTCGTAAAGACATTGAAGTTCTGGTCCGACCGCGGAGTTGATGGATTCAGAATCGACGTGGCGAATGCCCTCGCTAAGGATCTGCCCGAAAGACTTCCGTCATGGGAAGAGCTGAACGCAATCCCCGTTGATGGGAATCACCCAACGACGGATCGTGATGATGTACATGAGATCTACGCGGAATGGCGAAAGGTTTTCAACTCGTATGATCCCCCTCGTACCGCGGTAGCAGAGGCCTGGGTGCATCCTGACAGGATTGCGCGATATGCGAGTCCCGAAAGCCTGGGGCAAGCCTTCAACTTCGACCTTCTGCAGGCCGACTTCGATGCGAAACAGTTCAAACGAATTGTCTCGCACAATCTCGATCTGGCGGCGAAGTCGGGTTCCTCCAGCACCTGGGTTCTTTCCAATCATGATGTCGTCCGACATGCGACTCGTTACGGTCTGCCGAACTCTCCGCGAGACGAGGAGGGCAAGGTTCTGCATCAGTCCGGTACGGGGTTTGACTGGCTCCTCACGGGCGGCTCTGAGCCGGAGCTCGACCTGCAACAGGGTCTACGCAGGGCGCGCGCGGCGACCCTTGTTCTCTTTGCGCTTCCGGGTTCGACGTATATTTACCAGGGTGAAGAACTCGGCTTGCACGAGGTAGCTCAGATCGCTCCTGAGGAGCGTCAAGATCCCACCTTCTTCCGCACCAACGGGGAGGAGATTGGACGTGACGGTTGTCGGGTTCCGATTCCATGGGTGGCAGACTCGCCCTCGTTCGGGTTCGGAGCGGGCGGATCACACCTTCCGCAGCCAGAATGGTTTGCCGACTACGCGGCTGATGTAGAAGATACCGACCCGAACTCAATGCTGAACCTGTACCGAGCAGCCCTCGCCCTCCGGCGGGAGTTGCAGACCGATGAGGAACTGGAATGGCTTGACACCGGGGACCAGGACCTTCTTTCGTTCCGGCGTGCAAACGGGTGGCGAGTCGTAGCGAACTTTGGTTCCGAGGCAAAGCCTCTTCTAGTAGGCGAGGACGAGGTGGCTCTCGCTTCTTTGCCGCTGCCCGATAACGGAACAATTCCGGGGGAGACGACGGTCTGGCTACGCAGGTGA
- a CDS encoding glycoside hydrolase family 32 protein has translation MKIFYEPTDGAFGDCMPMYWDGLYYLYHQRDPALDAPLSVPIGWALETTPDFVTFENHGEVIPGGTDDETDRYIFAGSVYAENESSFVANYTGFNNLREGSGLPTQVLMRASSDNLVDWVKEGAFELPPQPGYDLGDWRDPFVFWDEDAGQWMLILGTRKEGAKILRNGSTVWFSSSDAKNWKFEGDLYAPGLYTGHEMPDEFRIDDKWYLLTTEYSDRSKTVYVVGDSAQGPWRRPFDDAFDGRAYYAARSASDGERRFLFGWVANKKGNLDANTSWWGGTLVVHEVVQREDGTLGVVPPEELFSAVMADAAPLSASSLASEGSRNTEILADAKGSSYGFEAEIEVAEGTRQFTLLFNGDAETDDWYGYRIDLNENRLFFDRFPNWPWNRYDNKGLERPLPEGIADRPIRLRLIVDESVAVLYVDDIALSARINESAGSLVGIEVEDGSISLVNPRLGEVTRDLSPDKNA, from the coding sequence TTGAAGATTTTCTACGAACCCACCGATGGAGCATTTGGCGATTGCATGCCGATGTATTGGGATGGTCTCTACTATCTGTATCACCAAAGAGACCCCGCGCTCGATGCGCCCCTGAGTGTGCCGATCGGCTGGGCGCTTGAGACCACGCCCGACTTCGTTACGTTCGAGAACCATGGCGAAGTAATACCGGGGGGAACAGACGACGAGACGGATCGGTACATTTTCGCCGGCTCAGTTTATGCGGAGAACGAGAGTTCATTCGTCGCCAACTACACGGGTTTCAACAATCTGCGCGAGGGTTCGGGCCTGCCCACCCAGGTGCTGATGCGAGCTTCGAGTGACAACCTTGTCGACTGGGTAAAGGAAGGCGCATTTGAGCTGCCGCCCCAGCCTGGCTATGACCTTGGGGATTGGCGAGACCCGTTCGTTTTCTGGGACGAGGACGCAGGACAGTGGATGCTCATTCTGGGCACGCGCAAAGAGGGAGCCAAGATCCTCCGTAACGGTTCGACCGTCTGGTTTTCGTCATCGGATGCCAAGAACTGGAAGTTTGAGGGTGATCTCTACGCGCCGGGGCTTTACACGGGACACGAGATGCCGGACGAGTTCCGCATCGATGACAAGTGGTATCTGCTCACCACTGAGTATTCGGACAGGTCAAAGACGGTCTACGTCGTGGGTGATTCAGCCCAGGGTCCTTGGCGTCGTCCCTTCGACGATGCCTTCGATGGGCGTGCATACTACGCGGCAAGGAGCGCCTCTGACGGTGAACGTCGGTTCCTCTTCGGATGGGTTGCAAACAAGAAGGGCAACCTTGATGCGAACACCTCGTGGTGGGGCGGCACGCTAGTAGTTCACGAAGTTGTTCAGCGGGAGGATGGAACTCTCGGTGTGGTTCCCCCCGAAGAACTCTTCTCCGCAGTCATGGCCGATGCGGCGCCGCTTTCGGCCAGTTCGTTGGCTTCTGAGGGGTCGAGGAACACGGAAATCCTGGCAGACGCGAAGGGTAGTTCCTACGGGTTCGAGGCAGAGATTGAGGTAGCTGAGGGAACTCGTCAGTTCACCCTTCTGTTTAACGGCGATGCTGAGACGGACGACTGGTACGGATACCGGATTGACCTGAACGAGAATCGCCTGTTCTTCGACCGATTTCCCAATTGGCCATGGAACCGCTACGACAACAAGGGCCTTGAGCGTCCCCTGCCCGAAGGCATTGCCGACCGGCCGATCAGGTTACGTCTTATTGTCGATGAGTCTGTTGCGGTTCTTTACGTGGATGACATCGCCTTGAGTGCCCGAATTAACGAGTCTGCCGGATCTTTGGTAGGAATCGAGGTGGAGGACGGATCGATTTCGCTAGTGAATCCTCGTCTTGGTGAAGTAACTCGCGATCTGTCTCCCGACAAGAATGCCTAG
- a CDS encoding carbohydrate ABC transporter permease — MSNKNTAISTNWIVTVTLILSSLTIIAPMYLTVVTAFKEPSDMVNSVWTLPTTWHWENIPTAIRMTNFWRAFASSALIAIPTVILTILTNSIIGYVIARNLDRRLFKGAYLYIMSGMFVPFAVMMLPLVKYMSTLQLNNQFGLIIIYVVYNLPLNMLIYTGYVHSIPRDVEESASMDGAGPWRTYWQIIFPLMGPVNVTVGILTGLAAWNDFLLPLVILTDPKDATLPLVQYVFQSQFTTNYNLAFSSYLLAILPMIVVYLFFQKKIIGGVMAGSIKS, encoded by the coding sequence ATGAGTAACAAGAACACAGCGATAAGTACCAACTGGATCGTTACGGTTACCTTGATTCTGTCGTCGCTCACGATCATCGCACCGATGTACCTGACGGTAGTCACGGCCTTCAAGGAACCGTCTGACATGGTCAATAGTGTCTGGACACTTCCAACTACGTGGCACTGGGAGAACATTCCGACCGCTATCAGGATGACGAACTTCTGGCGGGCATTCGCCAGTAGCGCGCTCATCGCAATCCCAACTGTGATCCTGACGATTCTCACCAACTCAATCATCGGGTACGTCATTGCGAGAAATCTGGATCGGCGCCTGTTTAAAGGGGCTTATCTCTACATCATGTCGGGCATGTTTGTTCCGTTCGCGGTCATGATGCTTCCGCTCGTGAAGTATATGAGCACGCTTCAACTCAACAATCAGTTCGGCCTAATCATCATCTACGTGGTGTACAACCTGCCCCTGAACATGCTGATTTACACGGGCTACGTCCACAGTATCCCGAGGGATGTCGAGGAATCCGCGAGCATGGACGGTGCTGGGCCGTGGAGAACTTACTGGCAGATCATCTTCCCCCTCATGGGTCCGGTGAACGTCACCGTGGGAATTCTGACGGGACTAGCCGCCTGGAACGACTTCTTGCTACCCCTGGTGATACTGACAGATCCAAAGGACGCAACGCTGCCCCTGGTGCAGTACGTGTTCCAGTCTCAGTTCACAACCAACTACAACCTGGCGTTCTCTAGCTACTTGCTAGCGATTCTGCCAATGATCGTTGTTTACCTGTTCTTCCAAAAGAAGATTATCGGAGGCGTCATGGCGGGTTCGATCAAGTCTTGA
- a CDS encoding sugar ABC transporter permease: MRYKRFSLAIIIPALIVFFLFHTFPMLTGFFYSFTDFRGYGDYDFVGIANYQRLFTDPGVRQAYGFTITYAVIATVLSNVLSLIIALGLSAKIKMRGALRATFFLPAVLPIIVVGFVFKFVFGQVLPQMGIGGLSQNILGTDKAWIAIVIVGVWQSCAVTIVLYLAGIQTVPEDVMEAATIDGAGSWRKFWSVTFPLIAPFFTINMVLSLKNFLMVFDLVIALTNGGPGTSTQSVAFQIYRNGFAGGQFAYQSANAVIFFLLIALLSFAQQRWLGGREQRA; this comes from the coding sequence ATGAGGTATAAACGCTTTTCGCTCGCAATAATCATTCCTGCGCTTATCGTCTTCTTCCTGTTCCACACCTTCCCTATGCTGACGGGCTTCTTCTACAGCTTCACAGACTTCAGGGGATACGGGGATTATGATTTCGTCGGGATTGCGAACTACCAGAGACTATTCACCGATCCGGGAGTACGACAGGCCTACGGATTTACCATCACGTATGCGGTAATCGCGACAGTCTTGAGTAACGTGCTCAGTCTGATCATCGCGCTTGGTCTCTCAGCAAAGATCAAGATGCGTGGCGCCCTACGCGCTACCTTCTTCCTCCCGGCGGTCCTACCGATTATCGTCGTCGGTTTTGTCTTTAAGTTTGTTTTTGGTCAGGTTCTCCCGCAAATGGGGATAGGTGGTCTGAGCCAGAACATCCTGGGAACTGACAAGGCTTGGATCGCAATCGTGATCGTTGGAGTATGGCAGTCTTGCGCGGTCACGATCGTCCTATATCTGGCGGGTATCCAAACAGTCCCCGAGGACGTAATGGAAGCGGCGACCATCGATGGTGCAGGGTCATGGCGCAAGTTCTGGAGTGTCACGTTTCCCTTGATTGCTCCGTTCTTCACCATAAACATGGTTCTTTCTCTAAAGAACTTCCTAATGGTGTTCGACCTGGTTATAGCGCTGACCAATGGTGGTCCCGGAACTTCAACGCAATCCGTGGCCTTCCAGATTTACCGGAACGGATTTGCTGGTGGCCAGTTCGCGTATCAGTCGGCTAATGCGGTCATCTTCTTCTTACTCATCGCCCTGTTGTCGTTTGCACAGCAACGCTGGCTCGGGGGAAGGGAGCAACGCGCATGA
- a CDS encoding extracellular solute-binding protein produces MKSQVRNVVAAASVVGLSLGIVACSSGGSDSPASGEASAGQVEIEFFQNKREAVDTYNKLIDMFEDQNPDIKVTQTNAPEAETVFQSRLASGDVPDVAALGSQSYAQLVAGGVLQDLSGSEAVKEVSNEKALTDMQLLGLTDQTYALPMSVNSLFVLYNQEKWDALGLEEPNTWTEFIELLDTIKAAGETPIYFTILDAWTAQGLGNGISASVRPDGFIQDVRDGNANFADSEAMRETAEKIVELSSYAQPDAAGRSYDDGNIAFANGESVLYIQGNWTIAPLLELNPDLKLGAFGWPGTDDEAQNKIVSGPDQLLGIPVGSKNPEAAEKFLTFLLSKEAQQLYSDEQTLYSVRDGVPPSNETVRPIYENWVTAGRTALPLDAYFGVGSDYAGVTQQLFTSGNIDGYLSSLQQNWESFGIK; encoded by the coding sequence ATGAAGAGTCAAGTTCGAAACGTAGTGGCAGCTGCAAGCGTCGTGGGACTTTCGCTTGGAATCGTTGCATGCAGCTCCGGGGGTAGCGACTCGCCTGCCAGCGGTGAAGCCTCGGCCGGACAGGTAGAGATCGAGTTCTTTCAGAACAAGAGGGAAGCCGTAGACACATATAACAAGCTCATCGATATGTTCGAGGATCAGAACCCGGATATTAAGGTGACTCAGACAAACGCCCCGGAAGCAGAGACGGTTTTCCAGTCACGCCTCGCCAGTGGTGACGTCCCGGACGTGGCCGCACTCGGATCGCAAAGTTACGCGCAACTTGTTGCTGGCGGGGTTCTGCAGGATCTGAGCGGGTCAGAGGCGGTCAAGGAGGTCAGCAACGAGAAGGCTCTGACCGACATGCAACTTCTGGGCCTCACAGATCAGACATATGCTCTGCCGATGTCCGTTAACTCCCTATTCGTTCTGTACAACCAAGAGAAGTGGGATGCTCTGGGCCTGGAAGAGCCGAACACGTGGACTGAGTTCATCGAACTGCTCGACACGATCAAGGCCGCCGGAGAGACCCCCATCTACTTCACCATCCTCGACGCGTGGACCGCGCAAGGATTGGGTAATGGAATAAGTGCGTCGGTTCGTCCGGATGGTTTCATTCAGGACGTACGCGACGGCAACGCAAACTTCGCAGACTCAGAAGCGATGCGTGAAACCGCTGAGAAGATCGTTGAACTCAGCTCATACGCACAACCCGACGCGGCAGGGCGTTCATACGATGATGGGAACATTGCCTTTGCCAACGGCGAATCCGTGCTCTACATCCAAGGGAACTGGACCATCGCACCGCTGCTTGAGCTGAACCCCGATCTGAAGTTGGGTGCATTCGGTTGGCCGGGCACCGATGATGAAGCACAGAACAAGATCGTCTCCGGCCCAGACCAGCTACTCGGTATTCCAGTCGGTTCGAAGAACCCGGAAGCGGCGGAGAAGTTCCTAACCTTCCTCCTAAGCAAGGAAGCACAGCAGCTTTACAGCGATGAGCAGACACTCTACTCAGTTCGCGATGGCGTTCCCCCGTCCAACGAGACGGTTCGACCGATCTACGAGAACTGGGTTACGGCCGGCCGGACCGCTCTTCCTCTCGATGCCTACTTCGGTGTCGGCTCGGACTATGCAGGTGTAACGCAGCAGCTCTTCACCAGCGGCAATATCGATGGCTACCTATCGAGCCTTCAGCAGAACTGGGAATCCTTCGGAATCAAGTAG
- a CDS encoding HipA domain-containing protein → MYLWRREKTALDLLKLAAVGVPTRRLTKVGDRSVLLLRRFDRDGEDPDVRVPYISAMTATSSNDGDSADYVEVAEAVRELSPSPRNDLHELFTRTVASVVLGNTDDHLRNLGFLAARAAWSLSPAFDVNPTPELGRRRSTSIAGADTFPNEVEGLLALAEDCSLSQQQAKHVMAHVADSVSEWRTISGRSGIAEREIRMMSESIDPRLELITKLSRS, encoded by the coding sequence ATGTATTTGTGGCGAAGGGAGAAGACGGCGCTCGATCTGCTTAAGCTCGCGGCGGTTGGTGTACCGACTAGACGCTTGACTAAGGTCGGAGACCGTAGTGTTCTTCTCTTGCGGAGATTCGATCGGGATGGGGAGGATCCTGACGTTCGCGTTCCATACATAAGCGCGATGACAGCCACCAGTTCAAATGATGGCGACAGCGCGGATTACGTGGAAGTTGCGGAAGCGGTCCGTGAGCTTTCACCCTCGCCCCGCAACGATCTCCACGAACTCTTCACCAGAACGGTTGCTAGTGTCGTCCTTGGTAACACGGACGATCACCTGCGCAATCTGGGGTTCTTAGCTGCACGAGCGGCCTGGAGCCTTAGCCCGGCATTTGATGTCAATCCGACGCCAGAGCTTGGTCGGCGTCGCTCCACTTCTATTGCTGGCGCCGACACGTTCCCCAACGAGGTCGAGGGGCTGCTGGCCTTGGCTGAGGATTGCAGCCTCTCTCAGCAACAGGCGAAACATGTCATGGCACACGTCGCCGACTCGGTGTCTGAATGGCGCACTATCTCTGGTCGAAGTGGGATCGCTGAGCGTGAAATTCGAATGATGTCCGAGTCAATCGACCCAAGACTTGAGCTAATTACAAAACTATCTCGCTCATAG
- a CDS encoding helix-turn-helix transcriptional regulator, with product MGGYRIDREMTEFGNHVREWRMVLGLTAQQVAECADIGRDAVRKVETGDPSVSLGATMQVLRAIGILDQTVDAIDPLNGDIGKLRADSLTRKRVR from the coding sequence ATGGGTGGCTATCGTATTGATCGTGAGATGACCGAGTTTGGGAATCATGTCCGGGAGTGGCGCATGGTTCTCGGGTTGACCGCGCAACAGGTGGCTGAGTGCGCCGACATAGGTCGCGATGCTGTGCGGAAGGTCGAGACCGGTGATCCAAGCGTGTCGTTAGGCGCAACGATGCAGGTGTTGCGGGCGATCGGAATCCTCGACCAGACAGTTGATGCTATTGATCCCCTAAATGGCGACATAGGTAAGTTGAGAGCAGACAGTCTAACGAGAAAGCGCGTGCGATGA
- a CDS encoding metallophosphoesterase — translation MAHRIWITADTHFGHKFVVALRGFDDVAEHDRMLIENWNSVVAPNDAVYHLGDVSMSLHGLESVAKLNGRKILVAGNHDQCWHRRSNRSDIRRALRKIDTYYQAGFCEVITSGSMIYNPAKSGPVLLSHLPMRGDHMGEERYGKRRPPPGELPILCGHVHGAWRIDGGKQLNVGVDVNGFRPILINDAIVEVRALDGAGAIGASIDGPWRDFGPALQERHRFLVVASRGLRLSQHH, via the coding sequence GTGGCACATCGAATCTGGATTACCGCCGACACCCATTTCGGGCACAAGTTCGTCGTTGCATTACGTGGGTTTGATGATGTAGCCGAGCACGACCGGATGCTCATCGAGAACTGGAACTCGGTTGTTGCCCCAAATGACGCGGTCTACCACCTCGGAGACGTTTCGATGTCGCTTCACGGGCTTGAATCGGTGGCAAAGTTGAACGGTCGGAAGATCCTTGTTGCCGGTAACCACGATCAGTGTTGGCATCGGCGTTCTAACCGTTCTGATATCAGGCGGGCGCTCCGCAAGATTGACACCTACTATCAGGCGGGGTTCTGTGAAGTGATTACTTCAGGGTCGATGATCTACAACCCGGCTAAGAGCGGTCCGGTGCTGTTGAGTCACTTGCCAATGCGAGGTGATCACATGGGGGAGGAGCGATATGGAAAGCGGAGACCGCCGCCTGGGGAGCTACCGATTCTATGCGGTCACGTGCATGGCGCATGGAGAATCGATGGAGGGAAGCAACTCAACGTTGGGGTTGATGTGAACGGATTTCGCCCGATTCTGATCAATGATGCGATTGTGGAAGTGCGGGCACTCGACGGAGCAGGAGCCATAGGAGCCTCGATAGACGGACCGTGGAGAGACTTCGGCCCCGCCTTGCAAGAACGGCACAGGTTCTTAGTAGTAGCATCACGTGGCCTCAGATTGTCGCAACATCATTGA
- a CDS encoding DUF2130 domain-containing protein, translating to MLAYAFSTLRGRGNASLESEEFQDTDDLFIAILIRGIAQQVKRGLKREYIEEEQIVFVPRENIDVSVSIKTNSMIKHESVRNINEYSANAYLEDFAGSSKRHLPRPATLIAMHQIQCPHCGQAFTIDESGYAEILRQVRDDEFEKQVHERLELAAEDKRAAVELAETRAANEMQQATSAKDAEISELRLKLEAGEVSQKLAVSEALAEVLKERDALANSLEKAEGEKQAALELAEAKLVAELQREASSKDAMIAELRSKLESADVAKRLELSEALSAIEKERDTLASSLEKAELEKELSEAALKERYETQIKDRENEILRLQDMKAKLSTKMVGETLEQHCEIEFNKIRATAFPRAYFEKDNDAKAGSKGDFIFRDEDEAGTEIVSIMFEMKNEADQTATKKKNEDFFEKLDKDRKAKGCEYAVLVSLLEPDSELYNTGIVDVSHRYPKMYVVRPQFFIQMITLLRNSSMKALAYKAELEAVRAQNIDITHFEESLDTFKAGFGRNYELASRRFGEAIEQIDKSIAQLQKVKESLVGSERNLRLANDKAQDVTVRKLTKGNPTMAEKFAELEKGPEVE from the coding sequence ATGCTCGCGTATGCATTTTCGACCCTGCGAGGCAGGGGCAACGCGAGTCTTGAGTCCGAGGAGTTCCAGGACACTGATGATCTGTTCATAGCGATCCTCATCCGAGGTATCGCTCAGCAGGTTAAGCGTGGACTCAAACGCGAGTACATAGAAGAGGAGCAGATCGTCTTCGTCCCCAGAGAAAACATTGACGTCTCGGTTTCCATCAAGACGAACTCGATGATTAAACATGAGAGCGTCCGCAACATCAATGAGTACTCCGCGAACGCTTACCTGGAGGACTTCGCGGGTTCCTCAAAGCGCCACCTCCCTCGACCTGCCACACTTATAGCCATGCATCAGATCCAGTGCCCCCACTGCGGGCAAGCTTTCACTATCGACGAGTCGGGGTATGCGGAGATCCTCCGGCAGGTTCGCGACGACGAGTTTGAGAAACAGGTGCATGAGCGCCTTGAACTTGCCGCCGAGGACAAGCGGGCGGCGGTGGAGCTGGCGGAAACTCGCGCAGCCAACGAGATGCAGCAGGCAACCTCCGCCAAAGATGCAGAGATCTCTGAACTGCGGTTGAAGCTTGAGGCCGGTGAGGTTTCGCAGAAGTTGGCGGTGTCTGAGGCGCTCGCGGAAGTCCTCAAGGAGCGTGACGCCCTTGCGAACTCCCTGGAGAAGGCGGAGGGGGAGAAGCAGGCGGCCCTCGAATTAGCCGAGGCAAAATTGGTGGCGGAACTGCAGAGGGAAGCCTCGTCCAAAGATGCAATGATCGCCGAGCTTCGTTCGAAGTTAGAGTCGGCCGATGTGGCGAAGAGACTGGAACTCTCCGAGGCTCTGAGCGCGATTGAGAAGGAACGCGACACCCTTGCCAGTTCGCTTGAGAAAGCGGAGCTGGAAAAGGAACTGTCCGAGGCGGCGCTCAAAGAACGTTATGAAACGCAGATCAAAGATCGGGAAAACGAGATCCTGCGCCTGCAGGACATGAAGGCGAAGCTGTCGACGAAGATGGTGGGGGAGACCCTCGAACAACACTGCGAAATCGAGTTCAACAAGATCAGGGCGACGGCGTTCCCTCGTGCGTATTTTGAGAAGGACAACGACGCGAAGGCGGGCAGCAAAGGCGACTTTATTTTCAGGGACGAGGACGAGGCGGGCACCGAGATCGTCTCCATCATGTTCGAAATGAAGAACGAGGCGGATCAGACGGCCACCAAGAAGAAGAACGAAGACTTTTTCGAGAAGCTGGACAAGGACCGCAAGGCGAAAGGGTGCGAGTACGCGGTGCTGGTGTCGCTACTTGAGCCGGACTCGGAACTGTACAACACGGGGATTGTGGACGTGTCGCACAGGTACCCGAAGATGTACGTCGTGCGGCCGCAGTTCTTTATCCAGATGATCACGCTACTGAGAAACTCGTCGATGAAGGCTCTTGCCTATAAGGCTGAGTTGGAGGCGGTGCGGGCGCAGAACATCGACATCACTCATTTTGAGGAGTCGCTGGATACGTTCAAGGCGGGTTTCGGGCGAAACTATGAGCTGGCATCGCGGCGGTTTGGTGAGGCGATTGAGCAGATCGACAAGTCGATCGCGCAGTTACAGAAGGTGAAGGAGTCGCTGGTGGGCTCGGAGCGGAACTTGCGGCTGGCGAACGACAAGGCGCAGGACGTGACGGTGCGGAAGCTGACGAAGGGGAACCCGACCATGGCGGAGAAGTTCGCGGAGCTGGAGAAGGGTCCGGAGGTCGAATAG
- a CDS encoding LacI family DNA-binding transcriptional regulator, whose protein sequence is MRPKRQRVTIKDVAAKAGVSITTVSHVLNDVPGLRVNPDTRDRVLETAKNLGYLPNGVAQSLRTQRSNMIGVVGDEIITTPFAGGLILGAQEVALSKNSVLFVVSSGYRRDLEHREIEELLRRQVDGILYASMYHRKAELPELLRSVPSVFMNAECTTPGVPWVAPDEVGGGWDAADTLLRAGHKRVGFVNNTDEIPASVGRLQGFRERLALEGLPEGHLSVATAKDDPAGGYIAVMELLTRDPRPTGIFCFNDRMAMGAYRAAAEMGLRIPDDLSIVGFDNQEYVADGLFPGLTTIELAHYEMGVRAAEQLFLLIEGKEVEPEASLLRGAVVTRDSVSAPPSLP, encoded by the coding sequence GTGAGACCTAAGAGGCAGCGCGTCACAATAAAAGACGTCGCCGCGAAGGCTGGTGTATCCATTACTACGGTGTCGCACGTACTGAACGATGTGCCCGGTTTACGAGTCAATCCGGACACTCGTGATCGTGTTCTTGAAACGGCCAAGAACCTCGGCTATCTACCGAATGGTGTTGCGCAATCACTGCGAACTCAACGATCAAACATGATTGGTGTCGTAGGTGACGAGATCATAACTACACCGTTTGCTGGTGGACTCATCTTGGGAGCGCAGGAGGTTGCGCTGTCAAAGAACTCGGTTCTCTTCGTTGTTTCTTCCGGATACAGAAGGGACCTTGAGCACCGAGAGATCGAGGAGTTACTGCGACGCCAAGTGGACGGCATTCTCTATGCGTCGATGTACCACCGGAAGGCGGAGTTGCCAGAACTCCTTCGCTCAGTCCCGTCGGTATTCATGAATGCCGAATGTACGACTCCCGGAGTTCCCTGGGTTGCGCCCGACGAGGTTGGCGGCGGGTGGGACGCGGCAGACACATTGCTAAGGGCCGGCCATAAGCGAGTTGGATTCGTCAACAATACTGATGAGATCCCTGCTTCTGTTGGTCGACTTCAGGGATTTAGGGAGCGCTTGGCTTTGGAGGGCCTTCCCGAGGGTCATCTGTCAGTAGCAACTGCGAAAGATGATCCCGCAGGAGGATACATCGCGGTGATGGAGCTTCTCACTCGGGATCCGCGCCCTACCGGAATCTTCTGCTTCAACGACCGGATGGCTATGGGGGCGTACAGAGCTGCTGCAGAAATGGGCCTGCGAATTCCGGATGATCTATCAATTGTTGGGTTCGACAATCAGGAGTACGTTGCAGACGGCCTCTTCCCGGGGCTCACTACGATTGAATTGGCACACTATGAAATGGGTGTGCGGGCTGCGGAACAGTTGTTCCTGTTGATAGAGGGCAAAGAGGTTGAGCCGGAAGCGTCGTTGCTTCGAGGGGCCGTCGTGACCCGCGATTCGGTGAGCGCCCCGCCATCGCTTCCGTAG